A window of Streptomyces marispadix contains these coding sequences:
- a CDS encoding SAM-dependent methyltransferase, translating into MSTDQQWDIVTGVGLTALAVAAGRAAESARPDALIRDPYASRLVAAAQAPVPFPFADGAERGKGAGGEGADSSEGAEGSGAAVEERDRELWTATSMYVGLRSRVFDDYFLSASEDGVRQVVILASGLDTRPYRLSWPSGTVCFELDQPAVLDFKSTVLKSEEAAPCCDHRLVPVDLRDDWGAALESAGFDPSRPTAWLAEGLLPYLPPEAETRLFEEVSRLSAEGSRFAVERIDDMAELLDDPVLLERSESYGMDFRSLFPEGDRVPVENRLTALGWELEHRSVPESAAALGRPEPGLPMLTEHVTHTFGRLG; encoded by the coding sequence TTGAGCACGGACCAGCAGTGGGACATCGTCACCGGAGTAGGACTCACGGCCCTGGCGGTGGCCGCCGGCAGAGCGGCCGAGTCCGCGCGCCCTGACGCGCTGATACGCGATCCCTACGCCTCACGGCTCGTCGCCGCGGCACAGGCGCCGGTGCCCTTCCCCTTCGCCGACGGTGCCGAGCGTGGCAAGGGCGCGGGCGGCGAGGGCGCCGACTCCTCCGAGGGCGCCGAGGGCTCGGGCGCCGCCGTGGAGGAGCGTGACCGGGAGCTGTGGACGGCCACCTCCATGTATGTGGGCCTGCGCTCACGGGTCTTCGACGACTACTTCCTCAGCGCCTCCGAGGACGGCGTCCGCCAGGTCGTGATCCTCGCCTCCGGCCTCGACACCCGCCCGTACAGGCTGAGTTGGCCCTCGGGCACCGTCTGCTTCGAGCTGGACCAGCCCGCCGTGCTCGACTTCAAGTCGACGGTTCTCAAGTCGGAGGAGGCCGCCCCCTGTTGCGACCACCGGCTCGTACCGGTCGATCTGCGCGACGACTGGGGAGCGGCGCTGGAGTCGGCGGGCTTCGACCCGTCCCGCCCGACTGCGTGGCTCGCCGAGGGGCTGCTGCCGTATCTGCCGCCGGAGGCGGAGACACGGCTCTTCGAGGAGGTGAGCCGCCTCTCGGCCGAGGGCAGCCGGTTCGCCGTGGAGCGCATCGACGACATGGCGGAACTGCTCGACGACCCCGTCCTGCTGGAGCGTTCGGAGAGCTACGGAATGGACTTCAGGTCCCTCTTCCCCGAAGGGGACCGGGTGCCCGTGGAGAACCGGCTGACCGCTCTGGGCTGGGAGTTGGAGCACCGCTCGGTGCCGGAGTCGGCGGCTGCGCTCGGCCGTCCCGAGCCCGGCCTGCCGATGCTCACCGAGCATGTGACGCACACGTTCGGGCGCCTCGGCTGA
- a CDS encoding GNAT family N-acetyltransferase, with amino-acid sequence MTARPPAPVALTGRYVVLEPLRIDHVPDLFASQGGLETEWGWLPVHAPRSPAEMRLIVEQRLAQQAAGGAFVFAVLHPGTRRPVGWIAYLNIGVIDQRVDIGWHWLGNSLSGTYATVEMHLLLVQHAFNDLGFSRVQWQLDDLDRASHEIMNQLGAVREGVLRRHQRRPDGTWRDTVLYGLLSPNRATPAGGSPPLAVTAAPSAPVTVWPAAGSPQAARPRLGLPPAGGGYRP; translated from the coding sequence ATGACCGCGCGGCCCCCCGCTCCCGTGGCCTTGACAGGCCGGTACGTCGTGCTGGAGCCCCTCAGGATCGATCACGTCCCGGACCTCTTCGCGTCTCAGGGCGGCCTGGAGACGGAGTGGGGCTGGCTGCCCGTGCACGCTCCGCGCTCACCGGCGGAGATGCGGCTGATAGTCGAGCAGCGTCTCGCCCAGCAGGCGGCTGGCGGCGCCTTCGTCTTCGCCGTGCTGCACCCCGGCACCCGGCGGCCCGTGGGCTGGATCGCCTACCTCAACATCGGCGTCATCGACCAGCGCGTGGACATCGGCTGGCACTGGCTGGGCAACTCGCTGTCCGGCACGTACGCCACCGTCGAGATGCATCTGCTGCTGGTGCAGCACGCCTTCAACGACCTGGGATTCTCACGGGTCCAGTGGCAGCTCGACGACCTCGACCGCGCGAGCCACGAGATCATGAACCAGCTCGGGGCGGTGCGTGAAGGCGTGCTGCGGCGCCACCAGAGACGTCCGGACGGCACCTGGCGCGACACCGTCCTCTACGGACTGCTCTCCCCCAACCGCGCCACCCCCGCCGGCGGCAGTCCTCCGCTCGCGGTGACGGCGGCGCCCTCGGCACCCGTCACGGTCTGGCCCGCCGCGGGGTCCCCGCAGGCGGCCCGGCCCCGCCTGGGGCTTCCTCCGGCGGGCGGCGGATACCGGCCCTGA
- the gntD gene encoding guanitoxin biosynthesis L-enduracididine beta-hydroxylase GntD, with protein sequence MRDALATMDLDEAQAASAQELVEDLRSRHKTPDSEDFLRSALYGSLSLPDHLTSGVRELRYDGAPPAALVRGFPVDDAAIGPTPSHWRDRAPDRTAAQDFWLGLLGSLLGAPFCWSTLQDGRLYNDIHPVEGSEDDQTGHGSRSLLDFHTEDAFHEFRCDYVLLLALRNHDRVATTVGASRAPALSDEDRDVLFEPRFVIRPDTEHRRHMTPAEIASYERPVPVLFGDRADPGVRIDPPYMEPLPGDRQARAALERLCEQLESSLVDVVLEPGDVLVVDNQRCVHGRRPFRARLDGTDRWLRKVTVTRDLRKSAGRRESSGSRVLRG encoded by the coding sequence GTGCGAGACGCATTGGCGACCATGGACCTGGACGAGGCGCAAGCCGCCTCCGCGCAGGAACTCGTCGAGGACCTGAGATCCCGTCACAAGACGCCCGACAGCGAGGACTTCCTGCGGTCGGCGTTATACGGGTCACTGTCGCTTCCGGACCATCTCACCTCCGGCGTAAGGGAGTTGCGCTACGACGGCGCACCTCCCGCGGCGCTCGTACGGGGCTTCCCTGTGGACGACGCCGCGATCGGCCCGACGCCCTCGCACTGGAGGGACCGGGCGCCGGACCGTACCGCCGCTCAGGACTTCTGGCTGGGGCTGCTGGGCTCGCTGCTCGGCGCCCCCTTCTGCTGGTCGACCCTCCAGGACGGTCGCCTCTACAACGACATCCATCCGGTCGAGGGCAGCGAAGACGACCAGACGGGGCACGGCAGCAGATCGCTGCTGGACTTCCACACCGAGGACGCCTTCCACGAGTTCCGCTGCGACTACGTCCTGCTGCTCGCGCTGCGCAACCACGACCGCGTGGCGACGACCGTGGGCGCCTCCCGTGCGCCCGCGCTGAGCGACGAGGACCGTGATGTGCTCTTCGAGCCGCGGTTCGTCATCAGGCCGGACACCGAACACCGCAGGCACATGACGCCCGCGGAGATCGCCTCGTACGAGCGTCCGGTCCCGGTGCTCTTCGGGGACCGGGCGGACCCGGGCGTACGGATCGACCCTCCGTATATGGAGCCGCTGCCGGGGGACCGCCAGGCGCGGGCCGCCCTGGAGCGGCTGTGTGAACAGCTCGAGTCCTCCCTGGTGGACGTCGTGCTCGAACCGGGGGACGTGCTCGTCGTCGACAACCAGCGCTGTGTTCACGGACGGAGGCCGTTCCGCGCACGGCTGGACGGCACCGACAGATGGCTGAGAAAGGTGACCGTGACGAGGGATCTGCGGAAGTCGGCGGGGCGACGGGAGAGTTCGGGCTCGCGGGTGCTTCGCGGCTGA
- a CDS encoding sulfatase family protein, with amino-acid sequence MPIGKRLHRERPWRERLRRTAVAGVCLALNAALLTSCSAALGTDARKSGSAQEAGSAEAASSSGGGSEGGRPNIVYVQTDDLSWNLVRYMPHVKQMQKKGVTFSNYFVTDSLCCPSRATMLTGRYPHNTGVFTNNGSDGGYGAFVKKGNEKKCFAPALQKAGYRTGFMGKYLNGYQPGDDDGTSKPHVPPGWDEWDVAGNGYPEFGYDLNENGKVKHYGHQPQDYLTDVLSRKASSFVDSSSDAKKPFMLEITPFTPHSPSTPAPRDRDEYRGLKAPRTEAYDKLAKPAPEWQKDLKPLTGKEKKEIDRKFAKRVRSVQAVDKMIGDLQDKVEAKGLADETYFVFGSDNGFHMGEHRLRSGKQTAYDTDINVPLMVTGPGVPSGERVSELTENTDLSPTFLDLAGVEPPSSVDGSSLTGLLRGKPGEDWRESVLVEHHRAKSKKGDPDAAPRNHGDPPTYEALRTADSLYVEYAGGEREFYSMDSDPEQLRNRIGQLPDDRRDELHDTLADLKKCEGSKSCREASRIDE; translated from the coding sequence ATGCCCATCGGCAAGCGTCTTCACCGCGAGCGGCCGTGGCGCGAGCGTCTTCGCCGTACGGCCGTGGCGGGAGTGTGTCTCGCCCTCAACGCGGCGCTGCTGACGTCGTGTTCGGCAGCGCTGGGCACCGACGCCCGGAAGAGCGGCAGTGCGCAGGAAGCCGGGAGCGCCGAGGCGGCCTCGTCGTCCGGGGGCGGCTCGGAGGGCGGCAGGCCCAACATCGTGTACGTGCAGACGGACGACCTGTCCTGGAACCTCGTGCGCTACATGCCGCATGTGAAGCAGATGCAGAAGAAGGGCGTGACGTTCTCGAACTACTTCGTCACCGACTCGCTGTGCTGCCCCTCCAGGGCGACGATGCTCACGGGCCGGTACCCGCACAACACCGGCGTGTTCACCAACAACGGCAGCGACGGCGGATACGGCGCCTTCGTCAAGAAGGGCAACGAGAAGAAGTGCTTCGCGCCGGCCCTCCAGAAGGCCGGCTACCGCACGGGCTTCATGGGCAAGTACCTCAACGGCTACCAGCCCGGCGACGACGACGGCACGTCCAAGCCCCACGTACCGCCCGGCTGGGACGAATGGGACGTCGCCGGAAACGGCTATCCGGAGTTCGGCTACGACCTCAACGAGAACGGGAAGGTCAAGCACTACGGGCACCAGCCGCAGGACTATCTGACGGACGTGCTGTCGAGGAAGGCGTCCTCGTTCGTCGACTCCTCCTCGGACGCGAAGAAGCCGTTCATGCTGGAGATCACACCCTTCACTCCGCACTCGCCGTCGACCCCGGCACCGAGGGACCGTGACGAGTACCGCGGCCTGAAGGCTCCCCGCACCGAGGCGTACGACAAGCTCGCGAAGCCCGCCCCGGAGTGGCAGAAGGACCTCAAGCCGCTGACCGGCAAGGAGAAGAAGGAGATCGACCGCAAGTTCGCCAAGCGGGTGCGTTCCGTGCAGGCGGTCGACAAGATGATCGGTGATCTTCAGGACAAGGTCGAAGCGAAGGGCCTCGCCGACGAGACCTACTTCGTATTCGGCTCCGACAACGGCTTCCACATGGGCGAGCACCGGCTGCGCTCCGGCAAGCAGACGGCCTACGACACGGACATCAATGTGCCGCTGATGGTCACGGGACCGGGGGTGCCCTCCGGCGAGCGGGTCTCGGAGCTGACGGAGAACACCGACCTCAGCCCCACGTTCCTCGACCTGGCGGGGGTGGAGCCGCCGTCCTCCGTCGACGGCAGCAGCCTCACGGGACTGCTGCGCGGAAAGCCCGGCGAGGACTGGCGTGAGTCCGTACTCGTGGAGCACCACCGTGCGAAGTCCAAGAAGGGCGACCCGGACGCGGCCCCCAGGAACCACGGCGATCCGCCGACTTACGAGGCCCTGCGTACCGCGGACTCGCTGTACGTCGAATACGCGGGCGGCGAGCGGGAGTTCTACTCGATGGACTCCGACCCCGAGCAGTTGAGGAACCGGATCGGGCAGCTTCCGGACGACCGGCGCGACGAACTGCACGACACCCTCGCCGACTTGAAGAAGTGCGAGGGGTCGAAGAGCTGCCGGGAGGCGTCCCGCATCGACGAGTAG
- a CDS encoding SDR family NAD(P)-dependent oxidoreductase produces the protein MLIDLSGRTALVTGSTQGIGRSIAAGLASAGARVAVNGRRQESVEAAVAGLSEETGSDRFIAAPGDITTDEGARQVTQAAPEVDILVNNLGVFGATPALEITEEEWRRYFEVNVLAAVRMIRAFLPRMKDRSWGRVLNVASDSAVVIPAEMIHYGVSKTALLGVTRGFAKDAAGTGVTVNSLIAGPTHTGGVEDFVYELVDRELPWEEAQRRFMVEHRPQSLLQRLIEPEEIANMAVYLSSPLASATTGGAVRVDGGYVDSILP, from the coding sequence GTGCTCATCGACCTGTCCGGCCGCACCGCTCTCGTGACCGGCTCCACACAGGGCATCGGCCGTTCCATCGCCGCCGGACTGGCAAGCGCTGGCGCCCGCGTGGCCGTCAACGGGCGGCGGCAGGAGTCCGTCGAGGCTGCCGTCGCAGGGCTGAGTGAGGAGACCGGCAGCGACCGTTTCATCGCCGCGCCGGGCGACATCACGACCGACGAGGGGGCCCGTCAGGTGACGCAGGCGGCGCCGGAGGTCGACATCCTCGTCAACAACCTGGGCGTGTTCGGAGCGACGCCCGCACTGGAGATCACGGAGGAGGAGTGGCGCCGGTACTTCGAGGTGAACGTGCTGGCCGCCGTGAGGATGATCCGCGCCTTTCTGCCACGTATGAAGGACCGTTCATGGGGGCGGGTCCTGAACGTCGCCAGCGACTCGGCGGTGGTGATCCCGGCCGAGATGATCCACTACGGGGTGTCGAAGACCGCGCTCCTCGGCGTCACGCGCGGCTTCGCCAAGGACGCCGCGGGCACCGGTGTCACCGTCAACTCGCTTATCGCCGGGCCCACTCACACCGGAGGAGTTGAGGACTTCGTATACGAGCTGGTCGACCGGGAGCTGCCCTGGGAGGAGGCTCAGCGCCGGTTCATGGTCGAGCACCGGCCGCAGTCGCTTCTTCAGCGGCTGATCGAGCCCGAGGAGATCGCCAACATGGCCGTTTATCTCAGCTCCCCGCTGGCGTCGGCCACCACCGGAGGCGCGGTGCGCGTGGACGGCGGGTACGTCGACTCGATCCTTCCCTGA
- a CDS encoding VOC family protein, with translation MSSKFTELAIDCADPAGLARFWCSVLGYEVQDEDDGIVTIGSPLAPEGKDRPGPVPPALTFARVPEGKSVKNRLHIDVNPTDRDQDEEVRRLLELGAQHADVGQSGEESWVCLTDPEGNEFCVLASRRP, from the coding sequence ATGAGCAGTAAGTTCACCGAGCTCGCGATCGACTGCGCCGATCCGGCCGGGCTCGCCCGGTTCTGGTGCTCGGTACTCGGCTACGAGGTGCAGGACGAGGACGACGGCATCGTCACGATCGGCTCCCCGCTGGCCCCTGAGGGCAAGGACCGCCCCGGCCCGGTGCCACCGGCGCTGACGTTCGCGCGGGTGCCCGAGGGCAAGTCCGTGAAGAACAGGCTCCACATCGACGTCAACCCGACCGACAGGGACCAGGACGAGGAGGTCCGCCGCCTGCTCGAACTGGGCGCTCAGCACGCGGACGTCGGCCAGAGCGGCGAGGAGAGCTGGGTCTGCCTCACCGACCCCGAGGGGAACGAGTTCTGCGTGCTTGCGAGTCGCCGTCCGTGA
- a CDS encoding LysR substrate-binding domain-containing protein has product MEIRSARYFVTVAEELHFGRAAKRLHITQPGLSQGVKALEKAIGMQLFERGRQGVALTVEGEALLPEFRELLARADAVDAFVKILAEQFHGSLTVGYTRSAGLGRAFDLISRFRNAWPRIRIQSSSASSSGNLEAIRERRLDIGFVRPPLPEDAEVESLSVGREAVLVGLPAGHRLERSEEVCRQDLVGLPLVYFSKSAGGLWQSILSAVYGGRYFPDICREEPDVPHMLAAVAEGSGITLVTEGSVAMLDVPGVVLRRLSGAPSVGLDLAWRRDNVNRALRTFVEFVRAEVAGAAPSELPGAARSRSGPGAGMRAAT; this is encoded by the coding sequence ATGGAGATTCGTAGTGCCCGTTACTTTGTGACCGTCGCCGAGGAGCTGCATTTCGGCCGGGCGGCGAAACGGCTGCATATAACGCAGCCCGGACTTTCCCAGGGCGTGAAGGCACTTGAGAAGGCCATCGGCATGCAGCTCTTCGAACGAGGGCGGCAGGGGGTGGCACTCACGGTCGAAGGGGAAGCTTTGCTTCCGGAGTTCCGTGAGTTATTAGCCCGCGCCGACGCGGTCGACGCCTTCGTGAAAATCCTCGCGGAACAGTTCCACGGGAGCCTTACCGTCGGATACACGCGGTCGGCGGGTCTCGGCCGTGCCTTCGACTTGATCAGCCGCTTCCGCAACGCCTGGCCGCGAATACGCATTCAGAGCTCCAGCGCGTCCAGCAGCGGCAATCTGGAAGCGATCCGTGAACGCCGCCTGGACATCGGGTTCGTACGGCCGCCGCTGCCGGAGGACGCGGAGGTGGAGTCCCTCAGCGTCGGCCGTGAGGCGGTGCTGGTGGGGCTGCCCGCGGGGCACCGGCTGGAGCGGTCGGAGGAGGTGTGCAGGCAGGACCTCGTCGGGCTGCCGCTGGTGTACTTCTCCAAGTCGGCGGGCGGGCTCTGGCAGTCGATACTCTCCGCCGTCTACGGCGGCCGCTACTTCCCGGACATCTGCCGGGAGGAGCCGGATGTTCCGCACATGCTCGCCGCGGTCGCCGAAGGCTCGGGCATCACGCTGGTCACCGAGGGCTCGGTGGCGATGCTCGATGTGCCGGGGGTCGTGCTGCGCAGGCTGTCCGGGGCGCCGAGCGTCGGGCTGGACCTGGCGTGGCGGCGGGACAACGTCAACCGTGCGCTGCGTACGTTCGTCGAGTTCGTACGGGCTGAGGTGGCCGGTGCGGCGCCGTCCGAGCTGCCGGGCGCCGCACGCTCACGATCCGGGCCCGGGGCCGGGATGCGCGCGGCGACCTGA
- the ddaH gene encoding dimethylargininase → MRTARPRRYLMCPPTYFDVSYSINPWMSPDKPVDRDRAVAQWEKLRDLYLGLGHTVELIEPLDGLPDMVFAANGATVVDGRVLAARFRNQERAAEGPAYARWFRDRGFAAVHDPQWVNEGEGDYLATGRWILAGTGFRTDPRSHQEAQEFFGRPVIGLTLTDPRFYHLDTALAVLGDEIMYNPAAFSEGSRAVLRELFPDAVTASPHDAEVFGLNAVSDGRNVVLPETATGLIAELRRRGYEPHGVDLSELLKAGGSVKCCTLEIREGAVQAPSARMPGQTACVS, encoded by the coding sequence GTGCGCACCGCGCGCCCCCGGCGCTATCTGATGTGCCCGCCCACGTACTTCGACGTTTCGTACTCCATCAACCCGTGGATGAGCCCCGACAAGCCGGTGGACCGGGACCGTGCCGTCGCACAGTGGGAGAAGCTGAGGGACCTGTACCTCGGTCTCGGCCACACCGTGGAGCTGATCGAACCGCTGGACGGCCTGCCCGACATGGTCTTCGCCGCCAACGGCGCCACCGTCGTCGACGGCCGCGTACTGGCCGCGCGCTTCCGCAACCAGGAGCGGGCCGCCGAAGGCCCCGCCTACGCCCGGTGGTTCCGCGACCGGGGGTTCGCCGCGGTGCACGACCCGCAGTGGGTCAACGAGGGCGAGGGCGACTATCTGGCGACCGGCCGCTGGATACTCGCGGGCACCGGCTTCCGCACCGACCCGCGCTCCCACCAGGAGGCCCAGGAGTTCTTCGGACGCCCCGTCATCGGCCTCACCCTCACCGATCCGCGCTTCTACCACCTGGACACGGCGCTCGCCGTGCTGGGCGACGAGATCATGTACAACCCGGCGGCCTTCTCCGAGGGCAGCCGCGCCGTACTGCGGGAACTCTTCCCCGACGCGGTCACCGCCTCGCCGCACGACGCCGAGGTGTTCGGCCTGAACGCCGTCTCGGACGGCCGCAACGTCGTGCTCCCGGAGACCGCCACGGGCCTCATCGCGGAGCTGCGGCGGCGAGGCTACGAGCCGCACGGCGTCGATCTCTCGGAACTGCTCAAGGCCGGGGGCAGCGTGAAGTGCTGCACCCTGGAGATACGGGAGGGGGCCGTACAGGCGCCTTCCGCCCGGATGCCGGGGCAGACCGCCTGTGTGAGCTGA
- a CDS encoding AMP-binding protein, with translation MAITSEEPVTSPQDPARSPAFVRRLLERMSEMPSLSARYDEARALPDPGLGDLPVLTKDDFRSALPDTVRRARRRGHGALVLGSGGTTSAPKLSLVPSGQMIEEIREVWDPLSADDVLVNYDTPGRLCSSHAFFNALAHSSGAVTVPLGAIEDRQLPEWMGMVHRLGATALNATQSQIAHLLQTCVDADITPGFRKLLWTGEPFGAAALEVTRRILPDAELYGCYGSTETWVIGHNGPGCAMDTFHVMPYQHVELDDGLILVTNLHPECVNPVVRYRIGDRGEFTACTCGRTEPALRVLGRDDPQMKFLSILVTPQEIEEAALLDPDVTGVQVALFDHGSPSERMELRVKVRQGAHADEVESRVKETVLTQVYRMGYEVETEAPEAFWVRVTPRFTINERSQKTPLLVKDSPLD, from the coding sequence ATGGCCATCACCTCGGAGGAGCCCGTCACCTCCCCCCAAGACCCCGCCCGCTCCCCGGCGTTCGTACGCCGGCTGCTGGAGCGGATGAGCGAGATGCCCTCGCTCAGCGCCCGCTACGACGAGGCACGCGCACTGCCCGACCCCGGCCTCGGCGACCTGCCCGTACTCACCAAGGACGACTTCCGCTCCGCGCTGCCCGACACCGTGCGCAGGGCGCGGCGGCGCGGGCACGGCGCCCTGGTCCTCGGCAGCGGCGGCACCACGTCGGCACCCAAGCTCAGCCTGGTGCCCAGCGGCCAGATGATCGAGGAGATACGCGAGGTGTGGGACCCGCTGTCCGCCGACGACGTGCTGGTCAACTACGACACCCCGGGCCGACTCTGCTCCTCGCACGCCTTCTTCAACGCCCTGGCCCACTCGTCGGGCGCCGTCACCGTGCCGCTGGGCGCCATCGAGGACCGTCAACTGCCCGAGTGGATGGGCATGGTGCACCGGCTGGGCGCCACCGCGCTCAACGCCACCCAGAGCCAGATCGCGCATCTGCTCCAGACCTGCGTCGACGCGGACATCACTCCCGGTTTCCGCAAACTCCTGTGGACGGGCGAGCCGTTCGGCGCCGCCGCCCTCGAAGTGACCCGGCGCATCCTGCCCGACGCGGAGCTGTACGGCTGTTACGGCTCGACCGAGACGTGGGTCATCGGGCACAACGGCCCCGGATGCGCCATGGACACCTTCCACGTCATGCCGTACCAGCACGTGGAGCTGGACGACGGCCTGATCCTCGTGACGAATCTGCACCCCGAGTGCGTCAACCCGGTGGTGCGCTACCGCATCGGCGACCGCGGCGAGTTCACCGCCTGCACCTGCGGCCGTACGGAGCCGGCGCTGCGCGTACTGGGCCGCGACGACCCGCAGATGAAGTTCCTGAGCATCCTCGTCACACCGCAGGAGATCGAGGAGGCGGCACTGCTGGACCCGGACGTCACGGGCGTACAGGTGGCGCTCTTCGACCACGGGTCGCCGTCGGAGCGCATGGAGCTGCGCGTGAAGGTACGGCAGGGCGCACACGCCGACGAGGTCGAGTCCCGCGTCAAGGAGACGGTGCTCACGCAGGTCTACCGCATGGGCTACGAGGTCGAGACCGAGGCGCCCGAGGCGTTCTGGGTGCGTGTGACGCCGCGCTTCACCATCAACGAGCGCTCGCAGAAGACGCCGCTGCTGGTGAAGGACTCTCCGCTGGACTGA
- a CDS encoding phenylacetate--CoA ligase family protein codes for MLVRDRAGLEMMRCAQEELASLRGNPVPEDFHRGKIAAVWDRARKSPAFEGLADFSWEEFTALPVMTKDQLKADPWHFAVTGVSGAAKYYETTGTTGRVTPTPRLAEDVIWNTVSVAEAWRTILHDDDRVAVLLPSDVVPVADLIVSVCEYLGLPHSRLYPFATGISDWDRLLAFWENLRPTALFVSPGVMLQLTRLLKQRDLMAEHSAPVRDIMLLGEVSTPALRARLGQWWGAQAHDASYGSTETGTLAATCPRGRLHLLTATNYFELATRDGLVPLPGRGTGRLVVTPLNLYARPMLRLDTGDEVTVDASGCDCPDPAPVVVVCGRTSDSIEIHGTRLNILGVENAVYGATEATGYLVELDATGDFGRLLLERGIGSDRAAEPAAIEALQRVSEKELGLHWDAVAFVNSLPSTTKSGGSQKSWKRSNIRVVEQA; via the coding sequence GTGCTCGTCCGGGACCGTGCGGGACTGGAAATGATGCGCTGCGCTCAGGAGGAATTGGCCTCGCTGCGCGGTAATCCCGTCCCGGAGGATTTCCACCGCGGAAAGATCGCGGCGGTCTGGGACCGGGCGCGCAAGTCGCCCGCCTTCGAAGGGCTCGCGGATTTCTCCTGGGAGGAGTTCACCGCCCTGCCCGTCATGACGAAGGACCAACTCAAGGCCGATCCCTGGCACTTCGCCGTCACGGGAGTGTCGGGCGCGGCCAAGTACTACGAGACCACGGGCACCACGGGGAGGGTCACGCCCACACCGCGTCTCGCCGAGGACGTCATCTGGAACACGGTCTCCGTGGCCGAGGCGTGGCGGACGATCCTGCACGACGACGACCGCGTGGCGGTGCTGCTGCCCTCGGACGTCGTGCCCGTGGCGGACCTGATCGTGTCCGTGTGCGAGTACCTGGGGCTGCCGCACAGCCGGCTGTACCCCTTCGCCACCGGCATCTCCGACTGGGACAGGCTGCTGGCCTTCTGGGAGAACCTGCGGCCCACGGCGCTGTTCGTCTCCCCGGGCGTGATGCTCCAGCTCACCCGCCTGCTCAAGCAGCGCGACCTGATGGCCGAACACAGCGCCCCCGTACGGGACATCATGCTCCTCGGCGAGGTCAGCACCCCCGCACTTCGGGCCCGGCTGGGCCAGTGGTGGGGCGCCCAGGCACACGACGCCAGCTACGGCAGCACGGAGACCGGCACGCTCGCCGCGACCTGCCCCCGCGGACGGCTGCATCTGCTGACCGCCACGAACTACTTCGAACTCGCCACCCGCGACGGACTGGTGCCGCTGCCCGGCCGGGGCACCGGACGGCTCGTCGTCACCCCGCTCAACCTCTACGCCCGTCCGATGCTGCGGCTCGACACCGGCGACGAGGTCACCGTCGACGCGTCGGGCTGCGACTGCCCCGACCCGGCGCCCGTCGTCGTGGTGTGCGGACGCACCAGCGACAGCATCGAGATACACGGCACCCGGCTGAACATCCTCGGCGTGGAGAACGCCGTCTACGGTGCGACCGAGGCCACCGGCTACCTCGTCGAACTCGACGCCACCGGCGACTTCGGGCGGCTGCTGCTGGAACGCGGCATCGGCTCGGACCGGGCGGCCGAGCCCGCCGCCATAGAGGCCCTTCAGCGCGTCTCGGAGAAGGAGCTTGGGCTCCACTGGGACGCCGTCGCCTTCGTCAACTCCCTGCCCAGCACCACCAAGAGCGGCGGCTCGCAGAAGAGCTGGAAGCGCTCCAACATACGAGTGGTGGAGCAGGCCTGA